A stretch of DNA from Nitrospira sp. KM1:
TTCGGCGTTGAGTATCGGACGTGTAGTAAATTCCTGATCGATAGGACATGCCCACATCGTTGCCCTGGCGATTCAGTGTGGTCGGGTCGTGAATTTGAAAAAATACCTCCAGTAGAGTGCGGAACGCCAGCTTGTCACGGTCAAACACGACTTCAATCGCCTCTGCATGGGTACCATGACGACGATAGGTGGCGTTCGGCACATCGCCACCGCTATAACCTACCCTGGTTGAAAGCACTCCTGGCAGCTTGCGAATGAGACCCTGCATCCCCCAGAAACACCCACCGGCCAATATGACCGTTTCTGTTTGACTCATATAACGCTCCTTAATCATCATCTCACAGGACGGAGAGACCGCCGCTGCGACGTTTTCACGTACCGCAGAATGTTTGATAGCAGGCCGTCACCTCAGCAGGAGCCGGGGTGGCGTAGGCGTCCAGTTCAGGGTCTTCATCAAACGGTCGAGTGACGGCTTTCAACAGCCGCTCGAATGGTGCAAGGTCCGTATTGTCCGTGGCGGCAGCCAACGCTTCTTCAACGCGATGATTTCGAGGAATGTACAACGGGTTCACGCGTCGCATTGCTGCAGCCCGCGCCTCCGTCTTCAAGGACTCGCGGTCGAGACGCATGCGCCACTGTCTCAACCACATTGCGAGTGCTGAAGGCTCACGAAACACCGCCTGAAGGGGACGGTCGTTACCCTCCGCTGCGTCGACGAGGTATCGCCAGGCGAGCGTGTAATCGGCGCCTCGTGCGTGGAGCAATGCCAACCATTCATTGGCCAGTACGTCGTCTCCCTCCTCCGTTGTCGCAAGGCCAAGTTTCTTCCGAATGCCTGCAAGCCAATAATCATAATAGCGAGCGGGAAACGTTTCTAAAATCTCGAGAAACGGGGCAACCTTAGACTCTCGTGAGCCATTGGTCATCACCGGAGCAATGGCTCCGGCAAGACGTGCTAAATTCCAACGTATAATGTGCGGCTGGTTGTGATAGGCATACCGACCCTGCGTGTCGATCGAGCTAAACACCGCATGCGGGTCATATGCCTCCATAAACGCACAGGGCCCGTAATCGATGGTCTCGCCGGAGATCGTTGTGTTGTCCGTATTCATCACGCCATGGATGAAACCAACCAACATCCAGTGCGCGACAAGACTCGCCTGTCGATCAGCCACGGCCCGGAACCATTCCTGATACCGATGAGGATGGTCGGCGAGCTGAGGATCGTGCCGTCGAATTGCATAATCCACGAGTCGTTGTACCTGGTGTGGTTCCTCACGGGCCGCGAAGAATTCAACGGTGCCGATTCGCAGATGACTGGCCGCGACGCGCGTCAATACAGCCCCCGGCAGTGGACGTTCACGAAAAACTGATTCGCCTGTCCAGACCGCGGCAAGTGCGCGTGTGGTCGGAATACCCATGGCATGCATGAATTCTCCGATGAGGTATTCCCGAAGGACCGGACCTACCGCTGCCTTTCCATCTCCACCACGAGAGAAGGGGGTTGGTCCAGACCCCTTTAAAGCCAAATCTCTGCGTAGACCATCCTTGTCTACCACCTCACCGAGGAGCAGCGCCCGGCCATCACCGAGTCGCGGTGCGAAGTGCCCGAACTGATGACCTGCGTAGACCTGGGCGATCGGTGTTGCTCCGACCAGCGTTTCGTTTCCAGAAAGGAATGCACTACCTGCTGGGCCATTCAGTATTTCTATCGGTAGACCCAGTTGAATACCTAGGTCCGTATTCAAGCGAAGAAGCTTTGGAGAGGGCACCGGAGTAGGTTGCCAGGGAACGTACATACCTTCGAGTTCCCTGGCATAGGTATTGTCAAACTGGATAAGCGTATCCATCATGAAAATCTGTATGACATCGCCACCAGTCAACCTCTCCCCTCAAGGCTCACAATGGCAGCCCTCAATCTCGGGCTATTGTTTTTGTAAAACCGGATAGCCCAGCGTGTAGATCCATTTGTCGGCTTCAGCTGCGTGTGCAGGGGCCAATCCCTTAGCAGGCATGTGACAGGGGATACATTCCGCTTTATAGTTTTTCGTGACAGAGTGAGTCATGTCTTCCTTGTTGAAGAGCCCCCAGGCCCACCCGTCTCCCCACACCTTCGAATCTTTATACCGTCCCTTTGTATCACGCACGAGCACAAACCAGCCCTTGACGGTGGTAGCATGGCCGACTGCAAGCCCGGTACTCATCGCCATCGTCTCTGCGTTTAAGAGTTCCTTTACCAGTACGGCGCCGTCCGGGAACTGCCCAGTCTTTTTATAGTGGGCAATCGTTGAGGGCTGCGTATACACCGTGTGATACTCATGAAGGCCCGGACCACTTTTCTCCAGTTTCTCATCCGCATTGGCGTGAGCCCAGGTGCCAAGTGTGGGCCAGTCTCTGTAGTTATCCGGGACGCGGAGCGCCCCCGTAGCCGTATCGACATTCGGTGCAAACGGTCCTTCTTGCTCCGCATTGGATAAGCCGGTCAGCCACAGAGCCCCACATGCAATAGCAACAACTCCCAAAAGCATTTTCTTCATGATCCCTCCCTTTACCTAATGATAGTTATGATTACCCAGCACTAAGAGTATCGAAATGGTGAAATAAGAATACACTTTGGCTCGCCAAGACTTCTGTCATCTAGGCGACAAATTCGGTAGATCCCTGGCAGGAATAGCATCAAGTGTGACGATTCGGCTGAGAGCGTCAAGGTCTCGCACACACACGTAGCCCCTCGTGTAGGAGAGAATGTCTTGGTCACGCAGGGTTTTCATAATGGCACTCACATTGGGACGGGACGCCACGACAAGCTCAGCGAGTTCCTCATGGGTCATTCGAACGTCCACGATATAGCCGACGCCATGGTTGCAGGGCTGCCCCTCGAAGCACATCAAGTCAACGAGTGTCATTGCAACCCGCCTTTGTAACGGCGAAGTTAGTTGCCACTGCAACCGACGATCAAGGAAGTGCAGCTGGTGACCATAGGTTTCTAGAAGTCCTTGCCGCAGATTTGCATCGGCCTGAGAGGCTCTTTCAATACTCACTCGATCAAGCTCCAACACAGTGGCCGTTCCATTTGCGACTGCCGATTCTGCATTCTGAAAGATCGAAAGAACGGTTTTTGACAAGTGCTCGCTATTGCAACGGTTTCCCCAATTTAATTGTGATATCGGTAACTTAGGCCTTTCCGTTGGTTCCACTGTATTCCATCCTTTCTGTCTGTTTCAACAGAGTTTTGACACAAATTTGTCACACCTAGTCCGTACATCAATCGAATCAGGCAGTCATGTCTCCGATGAAAATACAGTACCTGAGCCATCCTCATCAGAAGACAACGCAGCCCACAAGAAACAAAAGTAGCCCCCTCGACTCGGCATTTGAGAAATGCATCAACATGATCATTCCTCAGATCGCCCGGTGAGTAGCAATTGCCTCCCTCATCCCTCAGGAGATCCCACGCCAAGCCTGTTCTGTTTACATGCTATCGGGTTTACGGTCAGGCCAGTGCTGCCAAAATCCCTAAATGCCCGCACAGAGGGAACCCCGTGTCCCTGTACCCATGCGGGTTGCCATACCAGTGCTATGAGAACACGGTCGGGGCATGTCGCCTAGCGACGGCACCTCCCGTGCGTCCTTACCGTGAAAAGACTTCGAGGATTTCATCCAGGGAGCGGATCGTCCCCAACAACAACGGATCACCAAACCGCTTATTATGGCGATTCTCCTTCACCTTCAATAAGCCGATCACCAGATTGTTGAAGTCGTCCAGTTTTGCCGTCTCAAAATAGGTGATGAAGTCCAGGTCATCCAGCCCGCTGGAATGATACAGCTTGCGCTTGACGGTTTTGAGATATGCCACTGTCGCATCCGTATGCTCCTTCATCAAAGCGGCACGCGGATCGTGCGGCATCATCCACCATTCAGCATCTTTGCGGATAGGAACCACCAGGACATACGGACTGCTCGGAGGTGGAGGAGTCTTCAGTTCAGTCTTCAACTCTTCAGGAAAACTCGGGACATAATTTAACGCCTTTGTAATCCCGTTGAACGTGTCGGTGTTCTTCAACGCTTTCCCGAACGTCGTGCCCATGAAGTCGATCAGAACATTCTGGTTGTGACTCATTTCCTTGGAGTGAATCCTCAGGAAAAAGTCAGCTTTCTCAGATAATCCTCGCAGCAAGTACGTATCGATGGTCATTTGCTCTGAATACTTCTGGAACACACTTTTTGCCTCCGCCACGGCTTTCGTCCGGGCATCGCGATCCAGTTTCCACCACTCGTCCCCAACCTTGAAGACGGCGAAGGTGGCATAGATCCCGGGTTCCTTCAATAACTTCTCCCGATCCGCTTCAGCACCAGCTATTTGCGCACAAAGCATGAAAGTCAAAACCATCACGGCGAGGATAGATCGCTGTCGCATCACTTCTCCTTAGGCATAAGGTTGTCCCATTGTCGGAACCGGTCCCGCTTAGTGTGAAATTTTCGCGGCGAGCACATCGACTTGTTCGATTTGTGGGGGTTTAGCCAACAGATCAGGAGCTTTCGCCATCAGGGCGGCCGCAATCTGCCCAGCCAGGTGCGCTTTACGCCCCGCCTCGTCAGC
This window harbors:
- a CDS encoding helix-turn-helix domain-containing protein; the encoded protein is MTLVDLMCFEGQPCNHGVGYIVDVRMTHEELAELVVASRPNVSAIMKTLRDQDILSYTRGYVCVRDLDALSRIVTLDAIPARDLPNLSPR
- a CDS encoding cytochrome P460 family protein → MKKMLLGVVAIACGALWLTGLSNAEQEGPFAPNVDTATGALRVPDNYRDWPTLGTWAHANADEKLEKSGPGLHEYHTVYTQPSTIAHYKKTGQFPDGAVLVKELLNAETMAMSTGLAVGHATTVKGWFVLVRDTKGRYKDSKVWGDGWAWGLFNKEDMTHSVTKNYKAECIPCHMPAKGLAPAHAAEADKWIYTLGYPVLQKQ
- the msrA gene encoding peptide-methionine (S)-S-oxide reductase MsrA translates to MSQTETVILAGGCFWGMQGLIRKLPGVLSTRVGYSGGDVPNATYRRHGTHAEAIEVVFDRDKLAFRTLLEVFFQIHDPTTLNRQGNDVGMSYRSGIYYTSDTQRRTAEEVIADVDASGLWPGKVVTEVRPAGPFWVAEPEHQDYLERNPHGYTCHFPRPHWKVPSRAVS
- a CDS encoding chlorite dismutase family protein yields the protein MRQRSILAVMVLTFMLCAQIAGAEADREKLLKEPGIYATFAVFKVGDEWWKLDRDARTKAVAEAKSVFQKYSEQMTIDTYLLRGLSEKADFFLRIHSKEMSHNQNVLIDFMGTTFGKALKNTDTFNGITKALNYVPSFPEELKTELKTPPPPSSPYVLVVPIRKDAEWWMMPHDPRAALMKEHTDATVAYLKTVKRKLYHSSGLDDLDFITYFETAKLDDFNNLVIGLLKVKENRHNKRFGDPLLLGTIRSLDEILEVFSR
- a CDS encoding YdiU family protein, whose product is MMDTLIQFDNTYARELEGMYVPWQPTPVPSPKLLRLNTDLGIQLGLPIEILNGPAGSAFLSGNETLVGATPIAQVYAGHQFGHFAPRLGDGRALLLGEVVDKDGLRRDLALKGSGPTPFSRGGDGKAAVGPVLREYLIGEFMHAMGIPTTRALAAVWTGESVFRERPLPGAVLTRVAASHLRIGTVEFFAAREEPHQVQRLVDYAIRRHDPQLADHPHRYQEWFRAVADRQASLVAHWMLVGFIHGVMNTDNTTISGETIDYGPCAFMEAYDPHAVFSSIDTQGRYAYHNQPHIIRWNLARLAGAIAPVMTNGSRESKVAPFLEILETFPARYYDYWLAGIRKKLGLATTEEGDDVLANEWLALLHARGADYTLAWRYLVDAAEGNDRPLQAVFREPSALAMWLRQWRMRLDRESLKTEARAAAMRRVNPLYIPRNHRVEEALAAATDNTDLAPFERLLKAVTRPFDEDPELDAYATPAPAEVTACYQTFCGT